In one Musa acuminata AAA Group cultivar baxijiao chromosome BXJ2-5, Cavendish_Baxijiao_AAA, whole genome shotgun sequence genomic region, the following are encoded:
- the LOC135612326 gene encoding uncharacterized protein LOC135612326: MVRYLDLQSFIVRARVLKLYRQALRTARRAPTHARDELRQTMRQEIEKNRYCDDKQKIRFLISEGLQRLKGLDETLDMTGHS; encoded by the exons ATGGTTCGGTATTTAGATCTGCAGAGCTTCATAGTTCGAGCTCGTGTACTGAAGCTTTATAGGCAGGCATTGAGAACTGCACGTCGGGCACCTACTCATGCAAGAG ATGAGCTGAGACAAACTATGAGGCAGGAGATAGAGAAGAACCGGTATTGCGATGATAAGCAGAAAATTCGCTTCCTAATTAGCGAAGGCTTGCAGAGATTGAAGGGTCTTGATGAGACGCTCGACATGACGGGCCATAGCTGA
- the LOC135612327 gene encoding uncharacterized protein LOC135612327 isoform X1: MSSSVCTSCLSAILCGEASAPPPREVYHLKHPVLEEKVGERNRDRQEMKDLGDLLHLFACAFLFHFSAFMVIPAITDVTIEALCPGRDQCSLAIYLSGINQAITGLGTLVVTPLVGNLSDKYGRKALLTLPMTSAIVPLVVLACGRSRTHLYAYFVIKMVSGMFSDGSMQCLSLAYVADKVCERRRASAFGVLSGVSAAGFVSGTVAARFLPTSHTFQVSASVAAVAAVYMRVFLEETDGGAALMDEESTRPLCSPATDGESCPSLPTLKKKVPSLGDMISLLRNSLTLTRAAIVVFFNSLADSGFQSALLYYLKAQFHFNKDQFADLLLIAGGAGAFSQLLLMPSLAPAIGEERLLNVGLLASCAHIFLYSIAWSYWVPYFASTFVILGVFIHPCIRSIVSKKVRSNEQGMAQGCITGIASFASILSPLVFTPLTALFLSENAPFTFKGFSIMCAGFASLLAFTLSITMMSTTTIPYQKV, from the exons ATGTCTTCCTCCGTCTGTACCTCCTGTCTTTCTGCTATATTGTGTGGAGAAGcttctgctcctcctcctcgagaAGTTTACCATCTCAAGCATCCGGTATTGGAAGAGAAAGTGGGTGAGAGGAACAGAGATCGCCAGGAAATGAAGGACCTCGGGGACCTGCTCCACCTGTTCGCCTGCGCCTTCCTCTTCCACTTCTCTGCGTTCATGGTGATCCCCGCCATCACCGACGTCACCATCGAGGCGCTGTGCCCCGGCCGGGACCAGTGCTCGCTCGCCATCTACCTCAGCGGCATCAACCAGGCC ATCACAGGACTGGGAACTCTTGTCGTGACTCCTCTGGTTGGCAATCTCTCGGACAAATATGGTCGAAAGGCTCTGCTTACCCTGCCGATGACCTCTGCAATTGTTCCATTGG TTGTGTTGGCTTGCGGCCGGTCGAGAACGCACTTGTACGCCTACTTCGTGATCAAGATGGTCAGCGGCATGTTCTCCGACGGCAGCATGCAATGCCTCTCCCTTGCTTATGTG GCGGATAAAGTCTGCGAGCGGAGGCGGGCGTCGGCCTTCGGCGTGCTCTCCGGGGTATCCGCCGCGGGTTTCGTCTCCGGCACCGTTGCTGCTCGCTTCCTCCCCACCTCCCACACCTTTCAG GTCTCGGCCTCCGTGGCGGCGGTCGCAGCGGTCTACATGAGGGTCTTCTTGGAGGAAACCGACGGCGGAGCTGCTCTCATGGACGAGGAGTCCACCCGGCCCCTCTGCTCCCCTGCAACTGATGGCGAGTCGTGCCCGAGTTTGCCGACCCTTAAGAAGAAGGTCCCTTCTCTGGGTGACATGATCTCCCTCCTGAGGAACAG TTTGACCTTAACAAGAGCTGCAATTGTTGTGTTTTTCAACAGCCTTGCTGACAGTGGCTTTCAATCTGCACTATTG TACTATCTAAAAGCACAGTTCCACTTCAACAAAGACCAGTTTGCTGATTTGCTGCTTATTGCTGGTGGTGCAGGAGCCTTTTCACAG CTACTTTTGATGCCCTCACTAGCACCTGCTATAGGCGAGGAGAGACTGTTAAATGTAGGCCTCTTGGCAAGCTGCGCACAT atcttcctTTACAGCATTGCATGGTCCTATTGG GTCCCTTATTTTGCTTCCACATTTGTAATTTTGGGTGTTTTTATTCACCCATGT ATTAGGAGCATTGTATCCAAAAAAGTTAGATCCAATGAACAG GGGATGGCTCAAGGATGTATTACTGGCATAGCTTCATTTGCTAGTATTCTGTCTCCACTAGTCTTCACCCCTCTCACAG CTCTGTTCCTGTCAGAAAACGCCCCATTTACCTTCAAAGGTTTCAGTATCATGTGTGCTGGGTTTGCATCG CTCTTAGCCTTCACATTGAGCATTACAATGATGTCAACTACGACGATACCGTATCAGAAAGTGTAA
- the LOC135612327 gene encoding uncharacterized protein LOC135612327 isoform X2, translating to MSSSVCTSCLSAILCGEASAPPPREVYHLKHPVLEEKVGERNRDRQEMKDLGDLLHLFACAFLFHFSAFMVIPAITDVTIEALCPGRDQCSLAIYLSGINQAITGLGTLVVTPLVGNLSDKYGRKALLTLPMTSAIVPLVVLACGRSRTHLYAYFVIKMVSGMFSDGSMQCLSLAYVADKVCERRRASAFGVLSGVSAAGFVSGTVAARFLPTSHTFQVSASVAAVAAVYMRVFLEETDGGAALMDEESTRPLCSPATDGESCPSLPTLKKKVPSLGDMISLLRNSLTLTRAAIVVFFNSLADSGFQSALLYYLKAQFHFNKDQFADLLLIAGGAGAFSQLLLMPSLAPAIGEERLLNVGLLASCAHVPYFASTFVILGVFIHPCIRSIVSKKVRSNEQGMAQGCITGIASFASILSPLVFTPLTALFLSENAPFTFKGFSIMCAGFASLLAFTLSITMMSTTTIPYQKV from the exons ATGTCTTCCTCCGTCTGTACCTCCTGTCTTTCTGCTATATTGTGTGGAGAAGcttctgctcctcctcctcgagaAGTTTACCATCTCAAGCATCCGGTATTGGAAGAGAAAGTGGGTGAGAGGAACAGAGATCGCCAGGAAATGAAGGACCTCGGGGACCTGCTCCACCTGTTCGCCTGCGCCTTCCTCTTCCACTTCTCTGCGTTCATGGTGATCCCCGCCATCACCGACGTCACCATCGAGGCGCTGTGCCCCGGCCGGGACCAGTGCTCGCTCGCCATCTACCTCAGCGGCATCAACCAGGCC ATCACAGGACTGGGAACTCTTGTCGTGACTCCTCTGGTTGGCAATCTCTCGGACAAATATGGTCGAAAGGCTCTGCTTACCCTGCCGATGACCTCTGCAATTGTTCCATTGG TTGTGTTGGCTTGCGGCCGGTCGAGAACGCACTTGTACGCCTACTTCGTGATCAAGATGGTCAGCGGCATGTTCTCCGACGGCAGCATGCAATGCCTCTCCCTTGCTTATGTG GCGGATAAAGTCTGCGAGCGGAGGCGGGCGTCGGCCTTCGGCGTGCTCTCCGGGGTATCCGCCGCGGGTTTCGTCTCCGGCACCGTTGCTGCTCGCTTCCTCCCCACCTCCCACACCTTTCAG GTCTCGGCCTCCGTGGCGGCGGTCGCAGCGGTCTACATGAGGGTCTTCTTGGAGGAAACCGACGGCGGAGCTGCTCTCATGGACGAGGAGTCCACCCGGCCCCTCTGCTCCCCTGCAACTGATGGCGAGTCGTGCCCGAGTTTGCCGACCCTTAAGAAGAAGGTCCCTTCTCTGGGTGACATGATCTCCCTCCTGAGGAACAG TTTGACCTTAACAAGAGCTGCAATTGTTGTGTTTTTCAACAGCCTTGCTGACAGTGGCTTTCAATCTGCACTATTG TACTATCTAAAAGCACAGTTCCACTTCAACAAAGACCAGTTTGCTGATTTGCTGCTTATTGCTGGTGGTGCAGGAGCCTTTTCACAG CTACTTTTGATGCCCTCACTAGCACCTGCTATAGGCGAGGAGAGACTGTTAAATGTAGGCCTCTTGGCAAGCTGCGCACAT GTCCCTTATTTTGCTTCCACATTTGTAATTTTGGGTGTTTTTATTCACCCATGT ATTAGGAGCATTGTATCCAAAAAAGTTAGATCCAATGAACAG GGGATGGCTCAAGGATGTATTACTGGCATAGCTTCATTTGCTAGTATTCTGTCTCCACTAGTCTTCACCCCTCTCACAG CTCTGTTCCTGTCAGAAAACGCCCCATTTACCTTCAAAGGTTTCAGTATCATGTGTGCTGGGTTTGCATCG CTCTTAGCCTTCACATTGAGCATTACAATGATGTCAACTACGACGATACCGTATCAGAAAGTGTAA
- the LOC135612327 gene encoding uncharacterized protein LOC135612327 isoform X3, translated as MTSAIVPLVVLACGRSRTHLYAYFVIKMVSGMFSDGSMQCLSLAYVADKVCERRRASAFGVLSGVSAAGFVSGTVAARFLPTSHTFQVSASVAAVAAVYMRVFLEETDGGAALMDEESTRPLCSPATDGESCPSLPTLKKKVPSLGDMISLLRNSLTLTRAAIVVFFNSLADSGFQSALLYYLKAQFHFNKDQFADLLLIAGGAGAFSQLLLMPSLAPAIGEERLLNVGLLASCAHIFLYSIAWSYWVPYFASTFVILGVFIHPCIRSIVSKKVRSNEQGMAQGCITGIASFASILSPLVFTPLTALFLSENAPFTFKGFSIMCAGFASLLAFTLSITMMSTTTIPYQKV; from the exons ATGACCTCTGCAATTGTTCCATTGG TTGTGTTGGCTTGCGGCCGGTCGAGAACGCACTTGTACGCCTACTTCGTGATCAAGATGGTCAGCGGCATGTTCTCCGACGGCAGCATGCAATGCCTCTCCCTTGCTTATGTG GCGGATAAAGTCTGCGAGCGGAGGCGGGCGTCGGCCTTCGGCGTGCTCTCCGGGGTATCCGCCGCGGGTTTCGTCTCCGGCACCGTTGCTGCTCGCTTCCTCCCCACCTCCCACACCTTTCAG GTCTCGGCCTCCGTGGCGGCGGTCGCAGCGGTCTACATGAGGGTCTTCTTGGAGGAAACCGACGGCGGAGCTGCTCTCATGGACGAGGAGTCCACCCGGCCCCTCTGCTCCCCTGCAACTGATGGCGAGTCGTGCCCGAGTTTGCCGACCCTTAAGAAGAAGGTCCCTTCTCTGGGTGACATGATCTCCCTCCTGAGGAACAG TTTGACCTTAACAAGAGCTGCAATTGTTGTGTTTTTCAACAGCCTTGCTGACAGTGGCTTTCAATCTGCACTATTG TACTATCTAAAAGCACAGTTCCACTTCAACAAAGACCAGTTTGCTGATTTGCTGCTTATTGCTGGTGGTGCAGGAGCCTTTTCACAG CTACTTTTGATGCCCTCACTAGCACCTGCTATAGGCGAGGAGAGACTGTTAAATGTAGGCCTCTTGGCAAGCTGCGCACAT atcttcctTTACAGCATTGCATGGTCCTATTGG GTCCCTTATTTTGCTTCCACATTTGTAATTTTGGGTGTTTTTATTCACCCATGT ATTAGGAGCATTGTATCCAAAAAAGTTAGATCCAATGAACAG GGGATGGCTCAAGGATGTATTACTGGCATAGCTTCATTTGCTAGTATTCTGTCTCCACTAGTCTTCACCCCTCTCACAG CTCTGTTCCTGTCAGAAAACGCCCCATTTACCTTCAAAGGTTTCAGTATCATGTGTGCTGGGTTTGCATCG CTCTTAGCCTTCACATTGAGCATTACAATGATGTCAACTACGACGATACCGTATCAGAAAGTGTAA